In the Maridesulfovibrio bastinii DSM 16055 genome, one interval contains:
- a CDS encoding exodeoxyribonuclease III: MKIYSWNVNGYRAVIKKNFYDWMGEADADIIMVQETKAHPDQIPDKHREPEGYESLWNWSKVKKGYSGTACFFRQKPLSHSFGLPDEKYQGEGRVVMLEYEQFYLFNIYFPNGQMSDERLEYKMGFYDSFLDYAQELRKKKPIVVGGDFNTAHTEIDLKNPKSNAERSGFLPVEREWLDKLIDHGYIDSFRMFNSEGGNYSWWSYRFNARKNNAGWRIDYFFASDELKDNIKNAWIESDVLGSDHCPIGIELQF, from the coding sequence ATGAAAATATATTCTTGGAATGTAAATGGATACCGGGCTGTAATTAAAAAGAATTTCTATGACTGGATGGGTGAAGCAGACGCTGACATAATTATGGTGCAGGAAACCAAAGCCCACCCGGACCAGATTCCTGATAAACATCGTGAGCCTGAAGGGTATGAATCTCTCTGGAACTGGTCCAAAGTTAAAAAGGGATATTCCGGCACAGCATGTTTTTTCAGACAAAAACCATTATCACATTCCTTCGGACTGCCTGATGAAAAATATCAGGGCGAAGGCCGTGTGGTGATGCTTGAATATGAACAGTTCTACCTTTTTAATATCTACTTTCCCAATGGTCAGATGAGTGATGAAAGACTGGAATATAAAATGGGATTCTACGATAGTTTTCTAGACTACGCTCAGGAGCTGCGAAAGAAAAAACCGATTGTAGTTGGTGGAGATTTTAATACTGCACACACTGAAATAGATTTGAAAAATCCAAAATCAAATGCAGAGCGTTCGGGCTTTCTGCCTGTTGAGCGGGAATGGCTGGATAAGCTTATTGACCACGGCTACATTGATTCTTTCCGCATGTTCAACTCTGAGGGTGGCAACTATTCATGGTGGTCCTACAGATTTAACGCCAGAAAAAATAATGCAGGATGGCGCATTGACTATTTCTTCGCCTCTGATGAGCTGAAAGACAATATTAAAAACGCCTGGATTGAATCTGATGTTTTAGGTTCTGACCATTGCCCAATTGGAATTGAACTGCAATTCTAA
- a CDS encoding secondary thiamine-phosphate synthase enzyme YjbQ — protein METIQIRTGRREEMADITPAVRRLIKENGWSDGILLLYCPHTTGAITVNEGADPDVVRDITINMNKLVPLNGDYLHAEGNSDAHIKSSMFGCEQMLIVEAGDIQLGTWQKIYFCEFDGPRSRKIWAKFI, from the coding sequence ATGGAGACAATACAAATCAGAACCGGCCGCAGAGAAGAAATGGCTGATATAACTCCGGCTGTGCGCCGCCTGATAAAAGAAAACGGGTGGTCCGATGGGATTCTGCTGCTTTACTGTCCTCACACTACCGGAGCAATAACGGTCAATGAAGGAGCTGATCCTGACGTTGTCAGGGACATTACCATCAATATGAACAAGCTTGTACCGCTAAATGGAGACTACCTTCATGCTGAAGGTAACTCTGATGCACATATAAAATCCTCCATGTTCGGATGTGAGCAGATGCTTATAGTTGAAGCAGGAGACATCCAGCTTGGAACATGGCAGAAAATCTATTTCTGTGAATTCGACGGGCCGCGCTCAAGAAAAATATGGGCTAAATTTATTTAA
- a CDS encoding RNA methyltransferase, with protein MLENLSIVLFDTKFPENVGSAARAMTNMDCQKLELVHPRSWNMEKAYPLATAKGRTIIETAGMHDDLESALAGNARIYGTTARTGGWRKGMMTPHKAAPMIVEQLRAGEKVALVFGPEDRGLTNDETQLCSRLITIPTSRENSSLNLSQAVLIILYECFKSALEKPFTPAGPPPERATTFEEQEVLAGNLQETLLAIDFLKKDNPDYWMLPVRRFLSRIDLKRNEFNLLMGICRQVKWIASVARKK; from the coding sequence ATGCTTGAAAATTTAAGTATCGTATTGTTTGACACCAAATTCCCTGAGAATGTAGGTTCAGCAGCACGAGCCATGACCAATATGGACTGCCAGAAGCTTGAGCTTGTACACCCTCGCTCATGGAATATGGAAAAAGCTTATCCACTGGCGACAGCTAAAGGACGGACAATTATTGAAACAGCCGGAATGCATGACGACCTTGAATCAGCTCTTGCAGGAAACGCCAGAATATACGGCACAACAGCAAGAACAGGAGGCTGGCGTAAAGGGATGATGACCCCGCACAAAGCCGCCCCCATGATTGTGGAGCAGTTAAGAGCCGGTGAAAAAGTCGCACTTGTCTTCGGACCGGAGGATCGCGGACTTACCAACGATGAAACCCAGCTCTGCTCAAGGTTGATAACCATTCCCACCAGCAGGGAAAACAGTTCCTTGAATCTTTCACAGGCGGTCCTTATTATCCTTTATGAATGTTTCAAGTCCGCTCTTGAAAAACCCTTTACCCCGGCTGGACCGCCACCGGAAAGAGCAACAACTTTTGAAGAACAGGAAGTGCTTGCCGGCAATCTGCAGGAAACTCTGCTGGCTATTGATTTTTTAAAGAAGGACAATCCGGACTACTGGATGCTGCCTGTCAGAAGGTTTCTTTCCCGCATTGATCTTAAAAGAAACGAATTCAACCTTCTTATGGGAATATGCAGGCAGGTTAAATGGATAGCTTCCGTTGCCCGTAAAAAATAA
- the dinB gene encoding DNA polymerase IV, translating to MQQFIMHVDMDAFFASVEQLDNPELRGKPVAVGGESSRSVISAASYEIRKYGVHSAMPVGQALKLCPHAIIIPGRRDRYKELSKIIMGILSDYSPVVEQASIDEAYLDITGTEKLFGPPQKLGATIKKRIKKETGLTASVGIAPVKFLAKIASDLQKPDGLSFIHPDEVEGFMAELPIEKIPGVGKKSVPLFHSLAVYKAADLLRYSREFWKNKIGERGPVLYNKALGIDPSRVTPESAIKSSSAENTFGEDISSIAELKKWLLIQSERVAGELRKNEVKGRTVTVKIKYPDFRQITRSRSLETPTSHAMTIYETGCAILDVLGNTGPVRLIGIGVSNFGKKQVHLSLFEEKDEGRLDKLDQAVDRVREKFGKSMLTRAGLLDRGK from the coding sequence ATGCAGCAATTTATAATGCATGTTGATATGGATGCTTTTTTTGCTTCCGTTGAGCAACTGGATAACCCCGAGCTGAGGGGCAAACCAGTGGCTGTTGGCGGAGAAAGCAGCCGCTCGGTCATTTCTGCGGCATCATACGAAATCCGTAAATACGGGGTACACTCCGCAATGCCGGTAGGACAGGCTTTGAAGCTTTGTCCGCATGCTATTATTATACCTGGTAGAAGAGACCGCTATAAAGAACTGTCCAAGATCATAATGGGGATTCTTTCAGACTATTCTCCGGTTGTGGAGCAGGCCTCAATTGATGAAGCGTATCTGGATATCACCGGGACGGAAAAACTCTTCGGTCCACCGCAAAAACTTGGTGCCACAATAAAAAAAAGGATCAAAAAGGAAACAGGTCTGACGGCATCGGTAGGAATAGCCCCTGTAAAATTTCTGGCTAAAATAGCCTCTGACCTGCAAAAACCGGATGGACTTTCCTTTATCCATCCAGATGAAGTTGAAGGCTTTATGGCTGAACTGCCTATAGAAAAAATTCCGGGGGTCGGCAAAAAATCAGTACCCCTTTTCCATTCACTGGCGGTGTACAAGGCTGCGGACCTTCTCCGTTATTCCCGTGAATTCTGGAAAAACAAAATCGGCGAACGCGGACCTGTTCTTTATAACAAAGCTCTGGGCATCGATCCTTCACGGGTGACACCTGAAAGTGCAATCAAATCCTCCAGTGCTGAAAACACATTTGGTGAAGACATAAGCAGCATAGCGGAGTTAAAAAAATGGCTGCTTATCCAGTCTGAACGAGTTGCCGGAGAACTGCGCAAAAATGAAGTTAAAGGGCGAACCGTCACTGTAAAAATCAAATACCCCGACTTCAGACAGATTACCCGCAGCAGATCACTTGAGACCCCAACTTCACACGCCATGACAATTTATGAAACCGGTTGCGCAATACTTGATGTTCTGGGAAATACCGGGCCGGTAAGACTCATTGGAATCGGAGTTTCAAATTTCGGCAAGAAACAGGTTCATTTATCCCTTTTCGAGGAAAAAGACGAAGGACGTCTTGATAAACTTGATCAGGCCGTGGACAGAGTGCGTGAAAAATTCGGAAAATCAATGCTCACCAGAGCCGGACTGCTGGACCGCGGCAAATGA
- the cbiE gene encoding precorrin-6y C5,15-methyltransferase (decarboxylating) subunit CbiE, translating to MSKIDLIGAYPGSLELTAQGYKSLNETNVVIGSQRLLDSLQNYAGEKQLLKLPLEKTFSEIEKFISADKKVAVLADGDPLFYGVGARLFQKFPEEQITVYPNVTTVSLAASKAGIPWNDIQVISLHGRNEYYPLFGLIQRRTNVAIFTDSENTPSRIAQRLVRRGVNGLEMKIFSMLGTSEEKIESGVPEDFLKHDQADLNIVFLLPEKEHHLKATLGCDDRVYIKERGLITKKAVRCTGIGMLDLHDGQTIWDLGAGCGSVAIEASVVARCARVVAVEKNKDRLKMIRENIQQFRAWSIKVVEGEMPDCLDDLPAPDRIFIGGGIGRDSSVIERAAGCLKPGGKMVVHAILMGSIERTVKTFENLNWRWEAMQIQCSVSDEIAGDHRFQAQNPVTIFMAKKPS from the coding sequence ATGAGTAAAATTGATCTTATCGGAGCATATCCCGGTTCACTGGAACTGACAGCGCAGGGATATAAATCACTTAATGAAACAAATGTTGTTATCGGATCGCAAAGGCTTCTTGATTCCCTGCAGAACTATGCAGGGGAAAAGCAGCTTCTTAAACTTCCTCTTGAAAAGACCTTTTCAGAAATAGAAAAATTTATCTCCGCCGACAAAAAAGTCGCCGTGCTTGCTGATGGAGACCCGCTTTTTTACGGGGTCGGAGCCAGACTTTTCCAAAAATTCCCGGAAGAACAGATTACGGTATATCCCAACGTCACAACTGTTTCACTGGCGGCTTCCAAAGCAGGCATTCCCTGGAATGACATTCAGGTTATTTCTCTTCACGGTCGCAATGAATACTATCCCCTATTCGGATTGATACAGCGCAGAACCAATGTTGCCATTTTCACAGACAGCGAAAACACTCCCAGCCGCATAGCCCAAAGACTGGTAAGAAGAGGTGTCAACGGGCTTGAAATGAAGATTTTCTCCATGCTCGGTACCAGCGAAGAAAAAATCGAGAGTGGAGTTCCTGAAGATTTTCTCAAACATGATCAGGCTGATCTGAATATAGTATTTCTGCTCCCTGAAAAAGAACATCACCTCAAGGCGACTCTGGGCTGCGATGACAGGGTATATATCAAGGAACGGGGACTTATCACCAAAAAAGCCGTGCGCTGTACCGGCATAGGTATGCTGGATCTGCATGACGGCCAGACTATATGGGACCTTGGTGCAGGTTGCGGTTCGGTAGCTATTGAAGCTTCTGTTGTGGCCCGCTGCGCCAGAGTTGTTGCCGTTGAAAAAAATAAAGACCGTCTCAAAATGATCCGTGAAAACATACAACAGTTCCGGGCCTGGAGTATAAAAGTGGTTGAAGGCGAAATGCCTGACTGCCTTGACGATCTTCCTGCACCGGACCGTATTTTTATCGGAGGCGGTATAGGCAGGGACAGTTCTGTAATTGAACGTGCTGCCGGATGTCTTAAACCCGGAGGTAAAATGGTTGTCCATGCTATTTTAATGGGGAGTATAGAACGGACCGTAAAAACATTTGAAAATCTGAACTGGCGCTGGGAAGCTATGCAGATTCAATGCAGCGTGAGTGATGAAATTGCCGGGGATCACCGATTTCAGGCCCAGAATCCGGTAACCATTTTCATGGCTAAGAAGCCGTCTTAA
- a CDS encoding cobyrinate a,c-diamide synthase, translated as MNSFKGFVIAGTHSGCGKTSVTLGIMTALARRGLKVQPFKTGPDFIDPGHHTRSAGRICHNLDGWMLDSKALCEIFNRYTQDADVAVVEGVMGLYDGYSAKEETGSTAHLSKEIGLPVILVVDARSMARSAAALVLGYCGFDEETAVAGVIFNRVGSENHARTLREAIDLTTVPLLGILPNRDEISTPSRHLGLVTPEHLEDLEQKYSDLADWVEENIDLEALLEYMPDIPRTPFFDEVPMIPKVRIGVAKDEAFSFYYEENMRLLRKAGAEIVFFSPLNDRNLPEGLDGLYIGGGYPELSAFDLAQNTKLKKEIHEFSISGKPVYAECGGFMYLMESISANNRLFPMCGIFPFKSNMQKRFQALGYREIKLTQETPLGPEGTVIRGHEFHYSNLDAVPEDSGTAYEVYARNAEPRREGYIINNNSIGSYIHLHFASNPSAAVNFVEACLKAKDDTD; from the coding sequence ATGAACTCATTCAAAGGCTTTGTTATCGCAGGAACACACAGCGGATGCGGAAAAACTTCCGTAACTCTGGGAATTATGACAGCCCTTGCCCGCAGGGGACTGAAAGTACAGCCTTTTAAAACAGGTCCTGACTTTATTGACCCCGGGCATCACACCAGATCGGCGGGCAGAATATGCCATAATCTGGATGGCTGGATGCTCGACTCCAAGGCGCTGTGCGAAATTTTCAACCGTTACACCCAGGATGCGGATGTTGCCGTGGTCGAGGGGGTAATGGGCCTTTATGACGGGTATAGCGCAAAAGAAGAAACAGGCTCCACCGCCCACCTTTCAAAAGAAATCGGCCTGCCTGTTATTTTAGTGGTTGATGCCCGCTCCATGGCCAGATCCGCAGCCGCACTGGTTCTTGGTTATTGCGGTTTTGACGAAGAAACCGCAGTAGCAGGTGTTATCTTCAACCGCGTCGGCAGTGAAAATCATGCCAGAACCCTGCGTGAAGCAATCGACCTGACCACTGTTCCACTTCTTGGAATTCTTCCTAACAGAGATGAGATTTCCACTCCTTCCAGACATCTGGGGCTGGTTACACCGGAACACCTTGAAGATCTTGAACAAAAATACAGTGACCTCGCAGACTGGGTGGAAGAAAACATAGATTTGGAAGCCCTGCTGGAATATATGCCGGATATTCCCAGAACTCCTTTTTTTGATGAAGTTCCGATGATTCCCAAAGTCCGGATTGGCGTTGCAAAAGATGAGGCCTTTTCTTTCTACTATGAAGAAAATATGCGCCTATTACGCAAGGCCGGAGCTGAAATAGTATTTTTCTCGCCCTTAAATGACCGCAACCTTCCCGAAGGACTGGACGGACTCTACATTGGTGGAGGATACCCGGAACTTAGTGCCTTTGATCTGGCTCAGAATACAAAACTCAAAAAAGAAATTCATGAGTTCTCAATCTCCGGAAAGCCGGTTTATGCCGAATGCGGTGGATTCATGTACCTGATGGAATCAATTTCAGCCAACAACAGGCTCTTCCCTATGTGCGGAATCTTCCCCTTCAAATCAAACATGCAGAAACGCTTTCAGGCTCTTGGCTACAGGGAGATAAAACTCACTCAGGAGACTCCTCTCGGACCGGAAGGTACAGTGATCAGAGGACACGAGTTTCATTATTCAAATCTGGATGCAGTTCCCGAAGACAGTGGCACAGCCTACGAAGTGTATGCCAGAAATGCCGAACCCAGACGTGAAGGCTACATTATAAACAATAATTCTATCGGAAGTTATATTCATCTCCACTTTGCCAGCAATCCGTCTGCAGCGGTAAATTTTGTTGAAGCCTGCCTCAAGGCCAAGGATGATACCGATTAG
- a CDS encoding tetratricopeptide repeat protein: MTSSESLELTGIFSKQTIAKVGTGTTTRRVAQIGYYFVEQLDKDTYEVRPLNNEYVPSGDPVKISSDDLLKDYTPEPEMYHQKVLPKMKELSKTLARADRYRNQGKTFSAEMEYGNALKIDIQNVRGNFGIGLCLLERGETDRANDVFARLISMNASFDKEHKHLFNEFGINLRKSKMTAQAIEYYSKALDLSKDDENLYYNLARAYFDDENYQKTREALNTALELRKDFKEAQKFIDYLDKKKLG; this comes from the coding sequence ATGACATCATCAGAATCACTTGAATTGACCGGTATTTTTTCAAAGCAGACTATCGCAAAAGTAGGAACAGGCACAACGACCCGTCGTGTTGCCCAGATAGGGTACTACTTTGTTGAACAGTTGGATAAAGACACCTATGAAGTTCGGCCGCTGAACAATGAATATGTTCCATCCGGTGATCCTGTTAAAATCAGCAGCGATGATCTTCTGAAAGATTATACTCCAGAGCCTGAGATGTATCACCAGAAGGTTCTGCCGAAAATGAAGGAACTGAGCAAGACCCTTGCCCGTGCGGACCGCTACCGTAATCAGGGAAAAACCTTCAGTGCCGAGATGGAATACGGCAACGCCCTCAAAATTGACATTCAGAATGTCCGGGGGAACTTCGGTATAGGTTTATGTCTGCTTGAACGCGGAGAAACTGACCGGGCCAACGATGTCTTTGCCCGGCTGATTTCCATGAACGCATCCTTTGATAAAGAGCACAAACATCTTTTTAATGAATTCGGAATAAATCTGCGCAAGTCAAAAATGACCGCTCAGGCCATTGAATATTACAGCAAGGCCCTGGATCTCAGTAAGGATGATGAAAATCTTTATTACAACCTCGCCAGAGCCTATTTTGATGATGAAAACTACCAGAAAACAAGGGAAGCCCTGAACACAGCCCTTGAACTCCGCAAAGATTTTAAGGAAGCGCAAAAATTTATCGACTATCTGGACAAAAAGAAACTAGGCTGA
- the cobM gene encoding precorrin-4 C(11)-methyltransferase: MGKVYFIGAGPGDPELITVKGQRIISEAALILYAGSLVPEAVLEKASENARIENSASMSLAETNALLTEYAQAGNTVARVHTGDPALYGAVQEQAELLAQAGIEYEIIPGVTSACAAAAASGSSFTVPGGTQTLILTRMAGRTPVPEEESIKVLAAHKTAMAVYLSASRPEDLRAELLAGGLDPETKVVLGYRIGWPEEKSVVTTIENMAVETVKHGFNRQTVFLILPKEVAAASKLYDSGFTHMFRDASENKE; the protein is encoded by the coding sequence ATGGGAAAAGTTTATTTTATAGGTGCCGGACCCGGTGATCCGGAACTTATCACCGTCAAAGGGCAAAGGATAATAAGTGAGGCTGCGCTGATACTTTACGCAGGCTCACTTGTGCCGGAAGCAGTGCTTGAAAAAGCCTCTGAAAATGCCCGGATCGAAAATTCAGCCTCCATGTCGCTTGCCGAAACCAATGCCCTGCTCACAGAATATGCGCAGGCGGGAAATACTGTTGCCAGAGTTCATACCGGCGATCCCGCCCTGTATGGAGCAGTGCAGGAACAGGCGGAACTGCTGGCACAGGCCGGGATAGAATATGAGATCATACCCGGAGTTACTTCGGCATGTGCAGCGGCTGCGGCTTCAGGCTCTTCATTCACTGTACCCGGAGGCACACAGACACTCATTCTGACCAGAATGGCGGGACGAACTCCGGTTCCCGAAGAAGAATCCATAAAGGTTCTTGCTGCACACAAAACAGCTATGGCCGTTTATCTTTCTGCGTCCAGACCTGAAGATCTGCGTGCAGAACTGCTTGCCGGAGGACTTGATCCTGAAACAAAGGTTGTGCTGGGCTACCGCATAGGATGGCCGGAAGAAAAAAGTGTTGTCACTACAATAGAAAACATGGCTGTAGAAACGGTAAAACATGGTTTTAACCGCCAGACAGTATTCCTCATTCTTCCAAAGGAAGTGGCTGCGGCTTCAAAGCTCTACGATTCAGGATTTACCCACATGTTCAGGGATGCTTCAGAAAACAAAGAATAA
- the cbiD gene encoding cobalt-precorrin-5B (C(1))-methyltransferase CbiD: MSDLREGYTTGSCVAAAAKAALRMLAGLDIPDIISVPFPPGATKNSKGRIEVPLKSSSRNGAKVRSAVIKDGGDDPDATHGAEIATEVELLAGEEPLSVELDGGTGVGRVTLPGLPVEVGQAAINPSPRAQILCSISEELQLIKKLRPSFPETGILRVTVEVPDGEKIAASTMNPQLGIIGGISILGTQGIVRPYSHESFKASISMGLDVAYACGYRHAVFTTGRRSQRLYSERHPQIPEQSIIQAADFFKYSMIEAAQKGFTRVSWSLFFGKLVKHAQGFPYTHAKDWKIDFKLLAKWSGCCGFPDKINIEIQGANTARQVLQMIQDFPQAETLYTFLINKAQSSARKFCTEVSETTPQIDYALFDFDGTLLSERD, from the coding sequence TTGAGCGATCTTAGAGAGGGATATACCACCGGAAGCTGTGTTGCGGCGGCGGCCAAAGCTGCGTTGCGGATGCTGGCAGGCCTTGATATCCCGGATATCATAAGTGTTCCATTCCCCCCCGGAGCCACGAAGAACAGCAAAGGCAGAATAGAGGTTCCGCTTAAAAGCTCATCTCGTAACGGAGCGAAAGTAAGATCGGCAGTTATTAAAGACGGAGGCGATGATCCTGACGCGACACACGGGGCTGAAATAGCGACCGAGGTTGAACTTCTGGCAGGAGAGGAGCCACTTTCGGTTGAACTCGACGGCGGCACAGGGGTTGGCCGGGTCACGCTGCCGGGATTACCGGTTGAAGTAGGTCAGGCGGCCATAAATCCATCTCCGCGCGCTCAGATACTCTGCTCCATAAGCGAAGAATTACAGCTCATAAAAAAGCTGCGCCCTTCTTTCCCGGAGACCGGGATACTGCGGGTTACAGTCGAGGTTCCTGACGGCGAAAAAATAGCAGCTTCAACAATGAATCCTCAACTGGGGATAATAGGTGGAATTTCAATACTCGGGACTCAGGGTATTGTGAGACCCTACAGCCATGAATCATTCAAAGCATCAATCTCCATGGGGCTTGATGTTGCCTATGCCTGCGGATATCGGCATGCGGTTTTCACTACAGGCAGAAGAAGCCAGCGACTGTATTCCGAAAGACACCCTCAGATTCCTGAACAGAGCATAATTCAGGCTGCCGATTTTTTTAAATACAGCATGATTGAAGCAGCACAGAAAGGATTCACACGAGTAAGCTGGTCACTTTTTTTCGGAAAGCTGGTAAAACATGCTCAGGGTTTTCCATACACCCATGCGAAAGATTGGAAAATTGACTTTAAACTACTGGCTAAATGGTCCGGCTGCTGCGGCTTCCCCGATAAAATCAACATAGAAATACAAGGTGCAAATACCGCCAGACAGGTTCTGCAAATGATTCAGGATTTTCCTCAGGCTGAAACCCTATACACTTTTCTGATAAACAAAGCGCAATCCTCGGCCCGAAAATTCTGCACAGAGGTATCAGAAACAACTCCTCAGATAGACTATGCTCTCTTTGACTTTGACGGTACACTTCTCAGTGAGCGGGATTGA